The following are encoded in a window of Drosophila simulans strain w501 chromosome 3L, Prin_Dsim_3.1, whole genome shotgun sequence genomic DNA:
- the LOC6736611 gene encoding probable protein phosphatase 2C T23F11.1, with translation MGQTLSEPVTAKESAYCQNAAYRVGSSCMQGWRINMEDSHTHILSLPDDPGAAFFAVYDGHGGATVAQYAGKHLHKYVLKRPEYNDNIEQALQQGFLDIDYVMLRNKTCGDQMAGSTAVVVLVKDNKLYCANAGDSRAIACVNGQLEVLSLDHKPNNEEESKRIIQGGGWVEFNRVNGNLALSRALGDYVFKQENKRPEDQIVTAYPDVETRKIMDDWEFIVLACDGIWDVMSNAEVLEFCRTRIGMGMYPEEICEELMNHCLAPDCQMGGLGGDNMTVVLVCLLHDRPYSDLIARCRNGSQATNDQEGAGDAAKDEVAKDEAEAETDTETETQTKPCQKQSNSGPMDDEVKTASHLNKTAAIESHYIYD, from the exons ATGGGTCAGACTCTATCGGAACCGGTGACCGCCAAGGAGTCAGCGTACTGCCAAAACGCCGCCTACCGCGTGGGCAGCTCCTGCATGCAGGGGTGGCGCATCAACATGGAGGACTCGCACACCCACATCCTCTCGCTGCCGGACGATCCGGGAGCGGCCTTCTTCGCCGTCTACGACGGGCACGGAGGCGCCACGGTGGCCCAGTACGCCGGCAAGCACCTGCACAAGTACGTTCTCAAGCGGCCGGAGTACAACGACAACATCGAACAGGCGCTGCAGCAG GGCTTTCTAGACATCGACTACGTGATGCTACGCAACAAGACATGTGGTGACCAGATGGCCGGCTCGACTGCCGTAGTGGTTCTGGTGAAGGACAACAAGCTGTATTGCGCAAACGCAGGCGACTCGCGCGCCATTGCCTGCGTGAACGGACAACTGGAGGTCCTGTCGCTGGACCACAAGCCCAACAACGAGGAGGAGTCGAAACGGATCATCCAAGGCGGAGGATGGGTTGAATTCAATCGCGTGAACGGCAATCTTGCGCTTTCCCGCGCCCTCGGAGACTATGTGTTCAAGCAGGAGAACAAAAGACCGGAAGATCAAATCGTCACAG CCTACCCGGACGTGGAGACGCGCAAAATCATGGACGATTGGGAATTCATCGTGCTGGCCTGCGATGGCATTTGGGATGTGATGAGCAATGCGGAAGTGCTCGAGTTCTGTCGCACGCGCATCGGCATGGGCATGTATCCGGAGGAGATCTGCGAGGAGCTGATGAACCACTGCCTGGCACCCGATTGTCAAATGGGCGGCCTCGGCGGCGACAATATGACCGTGGTGCTGGTGTGCCTGCTGCACGACCGTCCCTACAGCGATCTGATAGCCCGCTGCCGGAATGGCAGCCAGGCGACCAATGACCAAGAGGGAGCCGGCGACGCGGCGAAGGATGAAGTCGCCAAGGACGAAGCGGAGGCGGAAACAGATACCGAAACGGAAACGCAAACCAAACCCTGCCAGAAGCAATCCAATTCCGGTCCCATGGACGACGAGGTGAAGACGGCGTCGCATCTAAACAAGACGGCAGCGATCGAAAGCCACTATATATACGATTAA
- the LOC6736612 gene encoding CTD nuclear envelope phosphatase 1 homolog, with protein MQLKSDFLIIYVFGLATMGLVMVITCVVIPRLWFFLERVYRDFMEYTPIIYQSEDRLSPVSKSRLSLVARKTLVLDMDNTMITSWFIKRGKKPENKPRIAHDFKFYLGAYGATIYVYKRPYLDHFLDRVSKWYDLTVFTSGAEIYASPILDFLDRGRGILNSRLYRQHYMEKFGVWSKSVLQACPDLSNVVLLDNSSKECSLNVGNAILIKSYEVGSRDQALIDLLPFLDALRFLKDVRPMLERCTRFKSFAQ; from the exons ATGCAGCTCAAAAGTGATTTCCTTATTATTTA CGTTTTTGGATTGGCCACAATGGGTCTGGTGATGGTGATCACCTGTGTGGTGATTCCCCGATTGTGGTTCTTTCTGGAGAGGGTTTATAGGGATTTCATGGAGTACACTCCCATCATTTACCAAAGTGAGGATCGCCTGTCGCCCGTTTCCAAAAGCCGACTGAGTCTCGTGGCCAGGAAAACACTTGTCCTGGATATGGATAACACCATGATCACGTCGTGGTTTATAAAGAGGGGCAAGAAACCGGAGAATAAACCGAGAATTGCGCACGACTTTAAGTTCTACTTGGGGGCCTATGGAGCCACCATCTATGTCTACAAGCGCCCCTATTTGGATCACTTCCTCGATCGCGTATCCAAGTGGTACGACCTGACTGTCTTCACATCCGGAGCCGAGATATATGCCTCTCCGATTCTCGACTTCCTGGACAGGGGACGGGGCATCCTGAACAGTCGCCTCTACCGGCAGCATTACATGGAAAAGTTTGGAGTGTGGTCCAAATCCGTACTGCAGGCCTGCCCGGATTTGTCCAATGTTGTGCTGCTGGACAACTCCAGCAAGGAGTGCAGTTTAAATGTGGGAAACGCCATTCTCATCAAGTCCTATGAAGTCGGCAGTCGCGACCAGGCCCTCATCGACTTGTTACCTTTTCTGGACGCCCTGCGATTCCTGAAGGATGTGCGACCGATGCTCGAACGTTGCACTCGTTTCAAAAGTTTTGCTCAGTAA
- the LOC27206937 gene encoding uncharacterized protein LOC27206937 gives MRNNQADNTQRQKLGLERKRQWQRRVWELTMAVATLVALVKRVITSKHQKWHSKLCGKRSNCKIYCHNILKNKLFHPFWRS, from the coding sequence ATGCGAAACAACCAGGCAGACAACACCCAACGGCAAAAACTCGGCCTGGAGAGAAAGAGGCAGTGGCAGCGACGCGTCTGGGAGCTTACAATGGCGGTCGCAACACTAGTGGCGCTTGTAAAAAGAGTCATAAcatcaaaacaccaaaaatgGCATTCAAAATTATGCGGCAAAAGAAGTAACTGCAAAATATACTGccataatattttgaaaaataaattgtttcaCCCTTTTTGGAGATCTTAG
- the LOC6736614 gene encoding uncharacterized protein LOC6736614: protein MSNTTKMVYSYRILWLSGVLLGPILLAAIAVQGQEPASPVFQNHKTKEWTNLDNITFSFDCKRRSVGFYADMEYNCQIFHMCDEEGNRIPHLCANETSFNQEYRICDWDYNFNCTESPKWFYLNELTYATDPPDEDDEDY from the exons ATGTCCAACACCACAAAAATGGTTTACAGTTATAGAATTTTATGGCTTTCCGGCGTTTTACTAG GTCCTATTTTGCTGGCCGCCATTGCGGTTCAAGGCCAAGAGCCAGCCAGTCCAGTATTTCAAAATCACAAGACGAAGGAATGGACGAATTTAGATAATATCACATTCTCGTTCGATTGCAAGAGGCGTTCTGTGGGCTTCTATGCCGACATGGAGTACAATTGCCAG ATCTTTCACATGTGCGACGAGGAGGGCAATCGGATTCCCCATCTGTGCGCCAATGAGACGAGCTTTAACCAGGAGTACAGAATCTGTGATTGGGACTACAACTTTAACTGCACAGAGTCACCA AAATGGTTCTACCTGAACGAACTGACCTATGCCACAGATCCGCCAGATGAAGATGACGAGGATTACTGA
- the LOC6740769 gene encoding uncharacterized protein LOC6740769: MSHYLSYFSLLLIAVLLALTSAQYYTQYNPYYTPSPTFSSLNNYYYQTTPYPYYYSTYTTPSPYSNRQIRIWPYVIGQYLYPTYYNTNNYNPYATLSNSNWQSYYANVYGKK, from the exons ATGTCACACTACTTGAGCTATTTTTCACTGCTGCTCATTGCGGTCCTGCTGGCG cTGACATCTGCCCAATACTATACACAATATAATCCCTACTACACACCAAGCCCCACATTCTCCAGTTTGAACAACTATTACTACCAGACGACGCCATATCCCTACTATTACAGCACGTATACGACACCGAGTCCCTATTCCAATAGGCAGATTAGGATCTGGCCCTATGTCATCGGTCAATATCTCTATCCCACGTACTACAACACCAACAACTATAATCCATATGCCACATTGAGTAATTCCAATTGGCAAAGCTACTATGCGAATGTTTATGGCAAGAAGTAG
- the LOC6736616 gene encoding uncharacterized protein LOC6736616, translating into MFLTKSSSARHSLLLLLLAFCCLSSAFGAKITKKVEKASEKPEVEAAASPIEEENDDEDAGEDDDDDDDEEEAEEPAVDAADKEAAVGASSNKNPNAVQAATDPTDLSVWGMVRTLWGWLRSDLSESLFGDDDDGKPASGSSAVEGRTFGKIRRLQMALIPIIFKFGVLSAMVAFLVAIGMKSLFLLKVLVVMNAIAILGKFITLKSSLFGQYENTAPSFNYPGWNPHAKESWGTTGLSGHGAGHPPSKEIHLHIHGNAQTQAQLAGQGYQYESQSGGWASRSDPYGAYAPTGQFTDSQPVGAVAGEVPNNTDPMSLLPTKYRARHLIR; encoded by the exons ATG TTTCTCACAAAGAGTTCAAGTGCGCGGCActcgttgctgctgcttctgttggcCTTTTGCTGCCTAAGCAGTGCCTTTGGTGCCAAGATAACGAAGAAGGTCGAAAAAGCGTCGGAAAAGCCAGAGGTGGAGGCTGCTGCATCGCCAATCGAGGAGGAAAATGACGATGAAGATGCTGGCgaggatgacgacgacgacgacgacgaggaggaggcggaggaacCTGCGGTGGATGCGGCTGACAAAGAAGCTGCAGTAGGGGCATCGAGTAACAAGAACCCCAATGCAGTGCAGGCAGCCACGGATCCCACAGATCTCAGTGTCTGGGGCATGGTTCGCACTCTGTGGGGCTGGCTTCGCAGCGATCTGAGTGAAAGCCTATTcggcgatgacgacgacggGAAGCCCGCGTCCGGCAGCTCAGCTGTGG AGGGTCGTACCTTTGGCAAAATCCGTCGTCTTCAGATGGCCTTGATACCCATTATCTTCAAGTTTGGCGTCCTTTCGGCGATGGTTGCCTTTCTGGTCGCCATTGGTATGAAGTCTCTGTTCCTGCTCAAGGTCTTAGTGGTTATgaatgccattgccattctGGGAAAGTTCATTACCCTGAAGTCCAGTCTCTTTGGACAGTATGAGAACACGGCGCCGTCCTTCAATTACCCGGGCTGGAATCCTCATGCCAAGGAGTCGTGGGGCACCACTGGATTGAGTGGTCATGGCGCTGGCCATCCCCCCAGCAAGGAGATTCACCTGCACATCCACGGAAACGCCCAGACCCAGGCTCAGCTCGCCGGTCAGGGCTACCAGTATGAGTCGCAGTCGGGTGGATGGGCCAGTCGATCGGATCCCTATGGAGCCTACGCACCCACGGGTCAGTTCACCGATAGCCAGCCCGTGGGAGCAGTGGCCGGAGAGGTGCCCAACAATACGGATCCCATGTCCCTGCTGCCCACGAAATACCGGGCGAGACACCTCATCCGCTGA